A stretch of Exiguobacterium sp. BMC-KP DNA encodes these proteins:
- a CDS encoding PhoH family protein, which yields MIFNERIPFAFSNSEQIQAFVGPNDAVLRTMEAELEVQLTHRGDELLAQSEQEQSVILAGQVVGVLKQLVNRGAVLTERDATSAIQLARQDRVDELLELYDTVIHTNHKGKPLRAKTLGQARYVRGIDRCDLTFGIGPAGTGKTYLAVVMAAKALKEGHVKRLVLTRPAVEAGENLGFLPGDLKEKVDPYLRPLYDALHDVLGVEHTARLLERGVIEIAPLAYMRGRTLEHAFVILDEAQNTTREQMKMFLTRLGFHSKMIVTGDLTQVDLPRGKTSGLQEALHLLGNVKGIHFEHFGSADVVRHPLVRKIVDAYSQDLT from the coding sequence GTGATATTCAATGAAAGAATCCCATTTGCATTTTCGAATTCAGAACAGATTCAAGCATTTGTCGGTCCGAATGACGCAGTCTTACGTACGATGGAAGCAGAACTTGAAGTTCAGCTTACGCATCGTGGAGATGAGCTGTTGGCACAATCCGAACAGGAACAGTCTGTGATCTTAGCAGGACAAGTCGTTGGTGTCTTGAAACAACTTGTTAATCGTGGAGCTGTTTTAACAGAGCGTGACGCGACGAGTGCCATTCAACTCGCTCGTCAAGATCGGGTAGATGAACTTCTAGAACTTTACGACACGGTCATTCATACGAATCATAAAGGAAAACCACTTCGTGCAAAGACGCTTGGTCAAGCGCGCTATGTTCGAGGAATTGATCGCTGTGATTTAACATTCGGTATTGGACCGGCAGGAACCGGTAAAACGTACCTCGCAGTCGTGATGGCAGCAAAAGCACTGAAGGAAGGGCACGTTAAACGACTCGTCTTGACCCGGCCGGCCGTAGAAGCAGGAGAAAATCTTGGATTTCTTCCTGGGGATTTAAAAGAAAAAGTGGATCCCTACCTACGTCCTTTGTACGATGCGTTACATGACGTACTTGGTGTCGAGCACACGGCTCGCTTGCTCGAACGTGGTGTCATTGAAATTGCGCCACTCGCTTATATGCGGGGGCGGACGCTTGAACACGCCTTTGTCATTCTTGATGAAGCACAAAACACGACACGGGAACAAATGAAGATGTTCTTGACGCGTCTCGGATTCCATTCGAAGATGATCGTTACGGGCGATTTAACACAAGTTGATCTCCCGCGTGGAAAAACATCTGGTCTACAGGAAGCTTTGCATCTGCTTGGAAATGTCAAAGGGATTCATTTTGAACACTTTGGTTCAGCTGATGTCGTGCGTCACCCACTTGTCCGAAAAATCGTTGATGCTTACAGTCAAGATTTGACCTAA
- a CDS encoding GatB/YqeY domain-containing protein, whose amino-acid sequence MSLQERLTADMKDAMRLREKDRLTTIRMVKSSLQNETIKLGKQELTDEEELTILSREMKQRNDSLREFESAGRHDLVEKIQAEIVVLEAYMPKQLSEEEVQEIVDAAIAQTGASAPSDMGKVMGVVMPQLKGKADGALINRLVKQRLA is encoded by the coding sequence ATGAGTCTTCAGGAGCGTTTGACAGCGGATATGAAAGATGCCATGCGTCTTCGCGAAAAAGATCGTCTTACGACGATTCGCATGGTGAAATCATCGCTGCAAAATGAAACGATCAAACTCGGTAAGCAAGAATTGACGGACGAGGAAGAATTAACTATTCTTTCACGTGAAATGAAGCAGCGCAACGACTCCCTCCGAGAATTCGAAAGCGCTGGTCGTCACGATCTCGTCGAGAAAATTCAAGCAGAGATTGTCGTGCTCGAAGCTTATATGCCAAAACAGCTTTCCGAGGAAGAAGTACAGGAAATCGTCGACGCAGCTATTGCGCAGACGGGTGCCTCTGCTCCTTCGGATATGGGGAAAGTAATGGGTGTCGTCATGCCACAGCTTAAAGGCAAGGCAGACGGTGCTTTGATTAATCGACTCGTCAAACAACGTCTCGCTTAA
- the rpsU gene encoding 30S ribosomal protein S21 has translation METRVRKNESLEDALRRFKRGVSKDGTLAEVRKRKHYEKPSVKRKLKSEAARKRKKF, from the coding sequence GTGGAAACTCGTGTACGTAAAAATGAATCACTTGAAGACGCACTTCGTCGCTTCAAACGTGGTGTTTCAAAAGATGGTACGCTTGCTGAAGTTCGTAAACGTAAACACTACGAAAAGCCAAGTGTAAAACGTAAGCTTAAATCGGAGGCTGCGCGTAAGCGTAAGAAGTTCTAA
- a CDS encoding DHHW family protein — protein sequence MEQPLMKTQQHTNKKPSFERIMMWMTIISFIVVLLAIGLGTIVREDRVRSQLENRTLAQSVDPTVEGIATGKDMLKMETYFTDQLLLRGTFVEIQALLSKDVFRQPFRNGIYTAKNDYMIEPSASGNVKIPLAFKQFVEEVDRPVYMALAPSKTVIAERDKLIPSYVASNASVRYEGMVRDFKAAGMTNLSLQELKLNDYFKTDHHWNIDGATEAYRVITKGIGLSTALPETKWRKEDQHAYYGSLARKTTLSYAASGDRLDYYDPAFFNGIDVCYEGKCGRPVIDESFVKQEGDYVDRYEVFLRGNHGIMSMKSAANQNRPTILVLKDSFANPVLPLLAKSANLEVVDIRYVPKSFDVSRFAKQKQIDSVLFLHNSNIAGLMKTYEDKL from the coding sequence ATGGAACAGCCATTGATGAAAACGCAACAGCATACGAATAAAAAACCTTCTTTCGAACGAATCATGATGTGGATGACGATTATCAGTTTCATTGTTGTGTTACTGGCGATCGGACTCGGAACGATTGTCCGGGAAGACCGTGTCCGGTCCCAGCTTGAGAACCGGACACTTGCCCAATCTGTCGATCCGACCGTCGAAGGAATTGCCACAGGGAAAGATATGCTCAAGATGGAGACCTATTTCACGGATCAGTTACTGTTGCGAGGAACGTTCGTCGAGATACAGGCACTTTTATCAAAAGATGTTTTTCGACAGCCGTTTCGCAATGGCATTTATACGGCAAAAAACGATTATATGATTGAACCGAGTGCATCAGGAAACGTAAAAATTCCGCTAGCCTTCAAACAATTCGTTGAAGAAGTCGATCGTCCGGTCTATATGGCATTAGCACCGTCTAAAACCGTCATCGCGGAACGGGACAAACTAATTCCGTCTTATGTCGCTTCCAATGCGAGTGTACGTTATGAAGGAATGGTACGAGACTTTAAAGCAGCGGGGATGACCAATCTTTCTTTGCAGGAACTGAAGTTAAATGACTACTTCAAGACGGATCATCACTGGAACATCGATGGTGCAACAGAAGCCTACCGAGTCATCACAAAAGGGATAGGGCTGTCAACAGCGTTACCTGAGACGAAGTGGCGGAAAGAGGATCAACATGCCTACTACGGATCTTTAGCTCGAAAAACGACGCTCTCCTATGCGGCGTCAGGTGATCGTCTGGATTACTATGATCCTGCGTTCTTCAACGGCATTGATGTTTGTTATGAAGGGAAATGTGGACGTCCTGTCATCGATGAATCATTCGTCAAACAAGAAGGTGATTACGTCGATCGGTACGAGGTATTCCTTCGTGGAAATCACGGTATCATGTCAATGAAATCAGCGGCGAATCAAAATCGTCCGACGATCTTGGTCTTAAAGGATTCGTTTGCGAATCCTGTGTTACCGTTGCTTGCGAAAAGTGCCAACTTAGAAGTCGTGGACATCCGATACGTTCCAAAATCATTTGACGTTTCCCGATTCGCCAAACAAAAGCAAATCGATTCGGTGCTGTTTCTGCACAACTCGAACATTGCTGGTTTGATGAAGACGTACGAGGACAAATTGTGA
- the floA gene encoding flotillin-like protein FloA (flotillin-like protein involved in membrane lipid rafts), with amino-acid sequence MTPELLTVLLISGGILIFLAIFFTLVPIPLWISSLAAGVRVSIFTLVGMRLRRVTPSKIVNPLIKAVKAGLNLNTNQLESHFLAGGNVDRVVNALIAAHRANIELSFERAAAIDLAGRNVLEAVQMSVNPKVIETPFIAGVAMNGIEVKAKARITVRANIDRLVGGAGEETVIARVGEGVISTIGSCNDQKEVLENPEMISRTVLAKGLDSGTAFEILSIDIADIDIGKNIGAVLQTDQAEADKNIAQAKAEERRAMAIASEQEMKSRVEEMRAKVVAAEAEVPLAIAEAMRDGNFGVMDYANYLNVTADTKMRQAIGGQSSSNDSQ; translated from the coding sequence ATGACACCTGAACTATTGACCGTATTACTCATATCTGGAGGAATTTTGATTTTCCTCGCCATCTTCTTCACGCTCGTTCCGATCCCACTATGGATTAGTTCGCTCGCAGCAGGCGTACGTGTATCGATTTTTACATTAGTCGGGATGCGACTACGTCGAGTTACACCATCTAAAATCGTCAATCCGTTGATTAAGGCAGTAAAAGCGGGACTGAACTTGAATACGAACCAGTTAGAAAGTCACTTCCTCGCCGGTGGTAACGTTGACCGCGTTGTCAATGCCTTGATTGCAGCACATCGTGCGAATATCGAACTGAGTTTTGAACGCGCAGCAGCGATTGATCTTGCTGGTCGTAATGTGCTTGAAGCTGTTCAGATGTCAGTTAACCCGAAAGTCATCGAAACACCATTCATTGCCGGTGTTGCGATGAACGGGATTGAAGTGAAGGCAAAAGCCCGGATTACGGTGCGTGCGAACATCGATCGTCTCGTCGGTGGTGCTGGGGAAGAAACCGTCATTGCGCGTGTTGGTGAGGGTGTCATCTCAACGATCGGTTCGTGTAATGACCAAAAAGAAGTGCTTGAAAACCCGGAGATGATCTCTCGGACGGTTCTTGCAAAAGGACTCGATTCGGGTACAGCGTTTGAGATTCTCTCGATTGATATTGCAGACATCGATATCGGTAAAAATATCGGTGCGGTTCTGCAAACGGACCAAGCAGAAGCAGATAAGAACATTGCTCAAGCGAAAGCGGAAGAACGTCGTGCGATGGCGATTGCAAGCGAACAAGAGATGAAATCACGTGTTGAAGAGATGCGTGCGAAAGTCGTCGCTGCTGAAGCTGAAGTACCGCTTGCGATTGCGGAAGCAATGCGTGATGGTAACTTTGGTGTCATGGATTATGCGAACTACTTGAACGTGACGGCAGATACGAAAATGCGCCAAGCGATCGGTGGACAATCATCATCAAATGACTCGCAGTAA
- a CDS encoding dicarboxylate/amino acid:cation symporter, whose translation MKEAKRIIWGLILGVILGIILATLPDKSIYEGLNKYALQPIGTIFLNLIKMLVVPIVFFSITLGVMGLGNPKELGRVGGKAIGYFMTTTAVAIVIALGLSLLIKPGTFGTFATNNLEYDSGNLPDTSLINTIVGMFPTNPITSMAEGNMLQIIVFSVFIGFGITFLGKKVSTLRTFVEQGNELMTYLITLVMKMAPLGAFALIASAVGSQGFDSLKAMGLYMGVVILSLFVHSILTYGSTVSLLGKMNPFFFFKKFAPVMLFAFSTSSSNATLPVAMQTAQKELKVPRSVSSFVQPLGATINMDGTAIMQGVATVFIAQVYAVDLTPGQLATVVLTAVLASVGTAGVPGVGLVMLTMVLQSVNLPVEGIALIIGVDRLLDMMRTAVNITGDAACAVIVSKSEEGNIKEEEETDERYA comes from the coding sequence ATGAAAGAAGCAAAGCGCATCATCTGGGGATTGATTCTCGGGGTGATCCTCGGAATCATTCTTGCAACCTTACCGGATAAGTCGATCTATGAGGGATTGAATAAATATGCTTTACAACCCATCGGGACGATTTTCCTAAACTTGATTAAGATGCTCGTCGTACCGATCGTCTTCTTCTCGATCACTCTTGGCGTCATGGGTCTTGGTAATCCAAAAGAGCTCGGTCGTGTCGGCGGAAAGGCAATCGGCTACTTCATGACGACGACGGCTGTCGCGATTGTCATTGCTCTCGGTTTGTCATTACTGATTAAACCGGGTACGTTCGGAACGTTTGCTACAAACAATCTGGAATATGATAGCGGGAACCTTCCTGACACAAGCTTGATCAATACAATTGTCGGTATGTTCCCGACGAACCCGATCACTTCGATGGCAGAAGGCAATATGTTGCAAATCATCGTCTTCAGTGTCTTTATCGGTTTTGGAATTACGTTCCTCGGTAAAAAGGTTTCGACGTTACGGACGTTCGTCGAACAAGGAAACGAATTGATGACGTACCTCATTACACTCGTCATGAAGATGGCACCACTTGGAGCATTTGCTTTGATTGCTTCAGCAGTTGGTTCACAAGGATTTGATTCGTTAAAAGCGATGGGACTTTACATGGGTGTCGTTATCTTATCCCTGTTCGTTCACTCCATATTGACGTACGGTTCGACTGTTTCACTGCTCGGAAAGATGAACCCCTTCTTCTTCTTTAAAAAGTTTGCACCCGTCATGCTGTTCGCTTTCTCGACGTCTTCGTCGAACGCAACGCTCCCTGTCGCGATGCAAACGGCTCAAAAAGAGTTGAAAGTACCACGCTCCGTGTCAAGTTTCGTCCAGCCACTCGGTGCGACGATCAATATGGATGGAACAGCAATCATGCAAGGGGTCGCGACCGTCTTCATCGCGCAAGTCTATGCTGTTGATTTAACACCAGGACAACTTGCAACTGTCGTCCTGACAGCCGTTCTTGCATCAGTCGGAACTGCCGGTGTACCAGGAGTCGGACTCGTCATGCTGACGATGGTTCTTCAATCGGTTAATCTACCGGTCGAAGGGATTGCTTTGATCATCGGTGTCGATCGTCTTCTTGATATGATGCGGACGGCAGTCAACATCACAGGTGATGCAGCATGTGCCGTCATCGTCTCGAAATCAGAAGAAGGTAATATTAAAGAAGAAGAGGAAACGGATGAGCGTTACGCTTAA
- a CDS encoding NfeD family protein, whose translation MTFSLGMILAVFMIGVLMLLVEIFVTGFGIFGVLGIGSVLASLIMAGATVGQVGLAIGLAVFLSLAAGFWAYRRIKSNQSLLWRGLILTDSTSSEKGYLSHQEKVQLLGQEGVSLTPLRPSGTIEIDGNRIDAVTEGTFIQAGETIVVKEVTHGRVIVRVQHTKEESHT comes from the coding sequence ATGACGTTTAGCTTAGGGATGATTTTGGCGGTCTTCATGATCGGGGTCCTCATGTTACTGGTCGAAATATTCGTCACGGGGTTCGGAATCTTTGGAGTCCTCGGAATCGGTTCTGTCCTTGCTAGTTTGATCATGGCAGGAGCGACCGTTGGACAAGTCGGTCTAGCGATCGGACTTGCTGTGTTTCTCTCACTTGCGGCCGGATTCTGGGCGTATCGTAGAATCAAATCAAATCAGTCACTACTGTGGAGAGGTTTGATTTTGACGGATTCGACATCGTCTGAGAAAGGGTATCTTTCTCATCAAGAAAAAGTACAACTGTTAGGGCAAGAAGGAGTCAGTTTGACGCCTCTGCGTCCATCAGGAACGATTGAAATCGATGGAAACCGAATCGATGCCGTAACGGAAGGGACCTTCATTCAAGCGGGGGAAACAATCGTCGTTAAAGAAGTGACGCATGGACGCGTTATTGTTAGAGTCCAACATACGAAGGAGGAGTCCCACACATGA
- the pulA gene encoding type I pullulanase, translating to MKRIRLVCIVALTFALIFSGLSLSGQALEKGKSTLVIIHYKEDSNATKDWNLWLWANGPDYFPNKAHAFNGEDAYGKVAAYEFPVDQPEKVGFIVRDDNWNKDGGSENDRFITKDMIKNGVAEIWIESGSKDISTVNPSNGADVEKIDTNIHYYRYDNDYDKYGVWSWPEAQDGKRFEFDQQDEFGAVAKVTLDNPTKARLAGVIPHLEGWSEKDGADRFFYAGAKDIWLIEGDQTVYYSKPEIDRTPKITSFLADDFRTVTLKTNTPMTEEDLKAFTFEGLTNPVVTTIDAKTAKVEVASDIDLAKVVRVTHPAFGEAVLEAGKVLRSKAFDQKYAYDGKLGVDYQKSKTTFKVWAPTAQAVELELYRLPKQQAATTKDITREIQMKRTDRGVYQVTVKGDLDGVGYTYEVKHAKESTRAVDPYATAVAVNGDQGVVVDLRETNPKRWTNGKIPLRHATDAIIYESHVRDLSMFDVKNSGYDSGIRQKGKYLGVIESGTRLTKDGKKTKTKTGLDHLKELGITHVQFIPVYDFNTASVDETNPLKSYNWGYDPKNYNAPEGSYATNPYDPKVRITEMKQMIQGLHDNGLRAVMDVVYNHMFDAKASNLDKIVPGYYYRYTEGGDLANGTGVGNDTASERQMMHKLIVDSVSYWAKEYHWDGFRFDLMGIHDVKTMNAVKQATKRIDPSILVFGEGWSLGTPLPETDKANQTNTKQMPGIGHFNDNLRDALKGSVFVDSDAGFINGANGLEKRIKRGIVGEIAYDKDIQGFTQEPDQAITYVEAHDNHTLWDKLNLTNPQDNDATKTKMHRLASSILLTSQGTTFIHAGQDFMRTKGGDHNSYKSPNSVNQLDWKRKMDRQQDVDYMTGLIALRKKNPGLHLATAKDIRRYLTFEAAPAQVVAYRLDDDAPQQKNDLYVIHNANRTVVDMKLPKGKWKLLVDGKQAGTKAIRTVSGTVRVEGLSSFVLAK from the coding sequence ATGAAACGCATAAGACTCGTTTGTATCGTTGCGCTAACGTTTGCACTAATATTTAGTGGACTGTCTTTATCCGGTCAAGCACTGGAAAAAGGAAAGTCTACATTGGTCATCATTCACTACAAGGAAGACTCGAATGCCACGAAGGATTGGAACCTGTGGTTATGGGCAAATGGCCCGGATTATTTTCCGAATAAAGCACATGCCTTTAATGGCGAGGATGCTTACGGCAAAGTCGCAGCTTATGAATTTCCAGTTGATCAGCCGGAAAAAGTCGGCTTCATCGTGCGAGATGATAACTGGAACAAGGATGGAGGATCTGAGAATGATCGCTTCATCACGAAAGACATGATTAAAAATGGTGTTGCCGAAATTTGGATCGAGTCGGGAAGTAAGGACATCTCAACGGTCAATCCAAGCAATGGAGCAGATGTTGAAAAAATCGACACGAACATCCACTATTATCGATATGACAATGATTATGACAAATACGGCGTCTGGTCTTGGCCGGAAGCGCAAGATGGCAAACGATTCGAATTCGATCAGCAGGATGAATTCGGTGCCGTTGCCAAGGTAACGCTTGATAACCCAACGAAAGCACGTCTTGCAGGCGTCATTCCTCATCTTGAGGGATGGTCGGAAAAAGATGGAGCCGATCGTTTCTTCTATGCAGGTGCGAAAGACATCTGGTTGATCGAAGGTGACCAGACAGTGTACTACAGTAAACCAGAAATCGATCGGACACCGAAAATTACGAGCTTTTTAGCAGATGATTTCCGGACGGTGACGTTAAAAACGAATACACCGATGACAGAAGAAGATTTAAAGGCATTTACCTTTGAAGGTCTAACGAATCCAGTCGTCACAACGATCGATGCCAAGACGGCGAAAGTCGAAGTCGCTTCTGATATTGATCTAGCAAAAGTCGTCCGCGTGACGCATCCTGCTTTTGGAGAAGCAGTTCTTGAAGCAGGGAAGGTACTGCGTTCGAAAGCGTTTGACCAAAAATATGCCTACGATGGCAAGCTTGGCGTCGATTATCAGAAATCGAAGACGACATTCAAGGTCTGGGCACCGACAGCGCAAGCTGTTGAACTTGAACTATATCGTTTACCAAAACAACAAGCAGCTACGACAAAAGATATTACTCGAGAAATTCAGATGAAACGGACGGATCGTGGTGTGTATCAAGTGACGGTCAAGGGCGACCTTGACGGTGTCGGTTACACATACGAAGTCAAACACGCAAAAGAATCGACACGTGCCGTTGATCCGTATGCGACTGCAGTTGCTGTTAACGGAGATCAAGGTGTCGTCGTCGACTTACGTGAGACGAATCCAAAACGTTGGACGAATGGAAAAATACCACTTCGTCATGCAACAGACGCGATCATCTATGAATCCCACGTCCGTGATTTATCAATGTTTGATGTGAAGAACTCCGGTTACGATTCCGGCATCAGACAAAAAGGGAAGTATCTTGGTGTCATTGAATCAGGTACTCGTTTGACGAAGGACGGCAAGAAAACGAAAACGAAGACAGGACTAGATCATTTAAAGGAACTTGGTATTACGCATGTTCAGTTTATCCCAGTCTACGACTTCAACACAGCGTCCGTCGATGAGACGAATCCACTTAAGAGCTACAACTGGGGTTACGATCCGAAGAACTATAACGCTCCAGAAGGATCGTACGCGACAAATCCATATGATCCGAAAGTCCGGATTACAGAAATGAAGCAGATGATTCAAGGACTCCATGACAATGGACTTCGTGCCGTCATGGACGTCGTCTACAACCACATGTTTGACGCCAAGGCATCAAATCTTGATAAAATCGTACCGGGTTATTATTACCGCTATACGGAAGGCGGCGATTTAGCGAACGGAACTGGTGTCGGAAACGATACAGCTTCTGAGCGTCAAATGATGCACAAACTGATCGTGGACTCCGTTTCATACTGGGCGAAAGAATACCACTGGGACGGCTTCCGCTTTGACTTGATGGGAATTCACGACGTCAAGACGATGAATGCCGTCAAACAAGCGACAAAACGCATTGATCCGTCGATTCTTGTATTCGGAGAAGGATGGAGCCTTGGTACGCCACTTCCGGAAACTGACAAGGCGAATCAGACGAACACGAAGCAAATGCCAGGAATCGGTCATTTCAACGACAACTTGCGCGATGCACTCAAAGGTAGTGTCTTCGTCGATTCAGATGCTGGTTTCATTAATGGAGCGAATGGTCTTGAAAAACGGATTAAACGCGGCATCGTTGGTGAGATTGCTTACGATAAAGACATCCAAGGATTTACGCAAGAACCGGATCAAGCCATCACTTACGTTGAAGCACACGACAACCATACGTTATGGGATAAGTTGAACCTGACGAATCCGCAGGATAATGATGCAACGAAGACGAAGATGCACCGTCTAGCTTCAAGTATTTTGCTGACGTCACAAGGGACGACGTTCATCCATGCAGGTCAGGACTTCATGCGGACAAAAGGCGGCGATCATAACTCATATAAATCACCGAACTCTGTCAACCAGCTCGATTGGAAACGGAAGATGGATCGTCAACAAGACGTCGATTATATGACGGGATTAATTGCATTACGTAAGAAGAATCCAGGGCTTCATTTAGCAACAGCGAAAGATATCCGTCGTTACTTGACGTTTGAAGCAGCGCCGGCACAAGTCGTTGCGTATCGACTAGATGACGACGCGCCACAACAGAAGAACGATTTATATGTCATTCACAATGCAAATCGAACAGTAGTTGACATGAAGCTACCGAAAGGAAAATGGAAGCTTCTCGTAGATGGTAAACAAGCAGGAACAAAAGCGATCCGCACTGTTTCAGGTACGGTTCGTGTTGAGGGACTCAGCTCGTTCGTCTTAGCGAAATAA
- a CDS encoding LCP family protein, with amino-acid sequence MKSRIDKRRPPIIWRVISALLLVVVLVASASTGLAFLKIQQTAHSFLQPLDGKQAKPLASMKPVNVLLIGVDERKNDKGRADAIMLLSFNPKTKQATSLSIPRDMQVTIPTGEKTKINHTYAYGGVKETVETVEQTFDVDIPYYAKINMDGLIELVDAVGGVTVDNPSAFSWNDRRLQKEYEKGKIHLTGLEASGYARMRKQDPLGDMGRQIRQRQVLEAVGAKLAGPRLLTKMEEITNVMKHNFATNIGFEVAAQLAQENQPGFKQLKPLKLDGEGYIANDGVWYFFASDESMRQMKATLHAILASS; translated from the coding sequence ATGAAATCACGCATCGATAAACGAAGACCTCCGATCATCTGGCGCGTCATCAGTGCGCTTCTGCTCGTGGTCGTCCTGGTTGCTAGCGCTTCGACGGGACTGGCATTTTTAAAAATCCAACAAACGGCACATTCCTTTTTACAGCCGTTGGATGGAAAACAAGCAAAGCCGCTCGCATCGATGAAGCCAGTCAATGTCCTATTGATCGGTGTGGATGAGCGTAAGAATGATAAGGGACGGGCAGATGCGATCATGCTACTCTCGTTTAATCCGAAAACGAAGCAAGCGACTTCGTTGTCCATTCCACGCGACATGCAAGTCACAATACCGACGGGTGAAAAGACGAAGATCAATCATACGTATGCCTATGGTGGAGTGAAGGAGACGGTCGAAACGGTGGAACAGACGTTTGATGTCGATATTCCATATTACGCTAAGATTAATATGGATGGTTTGATTGAATTGGTTGATGCTGTTGGCGGTGTCACAGTGGATAATCCATCCGCCTTCAGCTGGAACGACCGCCGTCTACAAAAGGAGTATGAGAAAGGCAAAATTCATTTGACCGGTCTAGAAGCGAGTGGTTACGCACGTATGCGAAAACAGGATCCACTCGGCGATATGGGCAGACAGATTCGACAACGTCAAGTTTTAGAAGCCGTCGGTGCTAAACTGGCGGGACCTCGTTTACTGACCAAAATGGAAGAAATCACGAATGTCATGAAGCATAATTTCGCGACGAACATCGGTTTTGAAGTGGCGGCACAACTTGCTCAAGAAAATCAGCCGGGATTCAAACAGCTGAAACCATTAAAGTTAGACGGAGAAGGCTACATCGCAAACGATGGGGTATGGTACTTCTTTGCATCGGATGAATCCATGCGACAAATGAAAGCTACACTTCACGCCATCCTCGCGTCTTCTTAA